In Leptolyngbya iicbica LK, one DNA window encodes the following:
- a CDS encoding ABC transporter ATP-binding protein, producing MTTATDTPPSTTAAAPNSDWRLFLRLWPYIRAQRRYLWLPFVLLVPLSLANALQPILIGQAISLIRQEPVAWFLQERTLQGGLNLLVALLLVTVAVRLTLDGWQSFLVQKVGQRITANIRNDLFTHVTSLAVRFFDRTPVGKLITRLTSDVDALGDVFSTGAVGIFSDIFSIGVIAIAMFWLQWQLALMLIGMLIPVTWLIIYFQQQYRKANYRAREKLSELNATLQENIMGIEVVQMFRRERFNAESFRTTNTQYVQAIDKTIFHDSAVSSTLEWIALVAIAGVLWLGGYLVMQESLTFGVLASFILFAQRLFDPLRQFADKFTSIQAGFTAVERITDLFNVPVEIQDPGHTQLSQTSPEPVPVNTLVNGSAHAPLAAAIAEQNGDRTVAERVKASEICFDHVQFGYKPDEYVLKNLNFTIQPGEKVALVGPTGAGKSSIIRLLCRLYDVTHGEILLDGVNIRDLPQAELRRRMAVILQDGFLFAGDVKSNITLGENYSLEAVKEAAFKTNVAPFIEQLPQGYDTLLRERGTNLSGGQKQLLAFARAAIRNPGILILDEATANLDVGTEALIQDALEKLLEDRTAIIIAHRLSTIRNVDRILVLKQGELIEQGNHEALLAHNGLYASLYKLQMLEG from the coding sequence ATGACCACAGCCACTGATACGCCTCCTTCCACTACTGCCGCAGCCCCCAATAGCGATTGGCGGTTGTTTTTGCGCTTGTGGCCGTACATTCGCGCTCAGCGTCGCTATTTGTGGCTGCCGTTTGTGTTGCTGGTGCCGCTTTCCCTTGCCAACGCCCTCCAGCCGATTTTGATTGGTCAGGCTATTTCTCTGATTCGGCAAGAGCCCGTGGCCTGGTTTTTGCAAGAGCGCACTCTGCAAGGGGGGCTCAATCTGCTGGTGGCGCTGCTGTTAGTAACGGTCGCGGTGCGGCTGACCCTCGATGGTTGGCAAAGCTTTCTCGTGCAAAAAGTGGGCCAACGCATCACCGCGAATATCCGCAATGATTTGTTCACCCACGTCACGTCCCTCGCCGTGCGGTTCTTCGATCGCACCCCAGTCGGTAAACTGATTACCCGCCTCACCAGCGATGTGGATGCGCTGGGCGACGTATTTTCCACCGGGGCAGTGGGCATTTTTAGCGACATTTTTTCCATCGGCGTCATCGCGATCGCGATGTTTTGGCTGCAATGGCAGCTCGCGCTGATGTTGATTGGCATGTTGATTCCCGTCACCTGGCTGATCATTTACTTTCAGCAGCAGTACCGCAAAGCGAACTATCGCGCCCGCGAAAAACTTTCTGAACTGAACGCCACCCTGCAAGAAAACATCATGGGTATCGAAGTGGTGCAGATGTTTCGCCGCGAGCGCTTCAATGCGGAGTCGTTTCGGACGACGAATACCCAATATGTGCAGGCGATCGATAAAACCATCTTTCACGACTCTGCCGTTTCCTCCACGCTGGAATGGATTGCCCTGGTGGCGATCGCCGGTGTGCTCTGGTTAGGCGGCTACCTCGTCATGCAAGAGTCCCTGACCTTCGGGGTGTTGGCGTCGTTCATTTTGTTTGCCCAGCGCCTATTTGACCCATTGCGCCAATTTGCCGACAAGTTCACCTCCATTCAGGCTGGATTCACCGCTGTTGAGCGCATTACTGACCTGTTCAACGTCCCCGTCGAGATTCAAGACCCGGGACATACTCAACTCTCGCAGACGAGCCCTGAGCCAGTGCCGGTCAACACCCTCGTGAACGGCTCGGCTCATGCCCCGCTCGCTGCCGCGATCGCTGAGCAGAATGGCGATCGGACGGTAGCAGAGCGCGTCAAAGCCTCGGAAATTTGCTTTGATCACGTGCAATTTGGCTACAAGCCGGATGAATACGTGCTCAAAAATCTGAATTTCACCATTCAACCCGGCGAAAAGGTGGCCTTGGTCGGTCCGACGGGAGCGGGCAAAAGCTCTATTATTCGTCTGCTGTGTCGGCTCTATGACGTCACCCACGGCGAGATTTTGTTGGATGGTGTCAACATTCGCGATCTGCCTCAGGCCGAGCTGCGCCGCCGCATGGCCGTCATTTTGCAAGATGGCTTTTTGTTTGCCGGGGATGTGAAAAGCAACATCACCCTCGGCGAAAACTATTCCCTAGAGGCAGTTAAAGAAGCCGCGTTCAAAACCAACGTCGCCCCGTTCATTGAACAGCTGCCCCAGGGCTACGACACCCTACTGCGCGAACGAGGAACCAATCTCTCGGGGGGGCAAAAACAGCTGCTCGCCTTTGCTCGCGCCGCCATTCGCAATCCAGGTATCCTCATTTTGGACGAGGCCACGGCCAACCTGGATGTCGGTACTGAAGCCCTGATTCAAGATGCCCTCGAAAAGCTACTGGAAGATCGCACGGCCATTATCATTGCCCACCGCCTTTCCACCATCCGTAATGTTGATCGCATTTTGGTGCTCAAGCAAGGTGAATTGATCGAACAAGGCAACCACGAGGCGCTATTGGCCCACAATGGCTTATATGCCAGCTTGTACAAGTTGCAAATGCTAGAAGGCTAG
- the hisG gene encoding ATP phosphoribosyltransferase, translating to MVFGAIAGGGDFSRHIAPRLTRRHGEQVRAIATRLTRQDRIHNHSLIRSGPTFTRNIMLTIALPKGALLQESIARFQAIGLDFSAFLDKSNRQLQITTPNGKAQGLLVRAQDVPVYVEYGQAQLGIVGYDVLREKQADVAQLADLGFGHCRMSVAVKASSPYRSALDLPAHCRVASKFVKCARDYFNSIDLPVDIVPLYGSVELGPITGMSEAIVDLVSTGRTLQENNLMELEVLYESTARLIAHPISYRVNSDGLSDLIQQLRSPALVTI from the coding sequence ATGGTTTTTGGGGCGATCGCTGGCGGTGGAGACTTCTCTCGCCACATCGCGCCCCGCTTGACCCGGCGGCATGGCGAACAGGTGAGGGCGATCGCGACACGACTCACGCGCCAAGACCGCATTCATAATCATTCACTGATAAGATCAGGGCCGACATTCACACGCAACATCATGTTAACGATCGCCCTGCCCAAAGGTGCCCTGCTCCAAGAAAGTATTGCCCGGTTTCAAGCGATCGGTCTGGACTTTAGTGCCTTTCTCGACAAGTCCAATCGCCAGTTGCAAATCACGACCCCCAACGGCAAGGCGCAAGGGCTGCTCGTGCGTGCGCAGGATGTGCCCGTGTACGTAGAGTACGGACAAGCTCAGCTCGGCATTGTCGGCTATGACGTGCTGCGCGAAAAGCAGGCTGACGTGGCGCAACTGGCTGATTTAGGGTTTGGGCACTGCCGCATGTCGGTCGCGGTGAAAGCGAGCAGTCCCTATCGGTCAGCGCTGGATCTGCCGGCCCACTGCCGCGTCGCGTCTAAATTTGTGAAATGCGCCCGCGACTATTTCAACAGTATTGATCTGCCGGTGGATATTGTGCCGCTGTACGGTTCGGTAGAGCTCGGCCCGATCACGGGGATGTCTGAAGCCATTGTGGATTTGGTCTCGACCGGGCGCACCCTCCAGGAAAATAATTTGATGGAACTGGAAGTACTGTATGAAAGCACGGCGCGACTGATCGCTCACCCCATCAGCTATCGGGTCAACTCGGATGGTTTGAGCGATCTGATTCAGCAATTGCGATCGCCTGCTTTGGTGACGATTTAG
- a CDS encoding DUF4336 domain-containing protein → MVPDLWTATQSQRFLGLEVGCRMTVVRLPNRELVLISPLPLKSGDRARLDALGTVKHLIAPNRFHHLYFGAAQALYPHAQAWGVEGLAQKRPDLRFDGVLDEPGNFAGALHYLPFSGLGSIMLQGIQLANETVFWHQLSQTLILTDLAFNFDETFPFTSRLAAQVLGSYQTLRPTRLEKWGSFDKEAVARSMRQVLHWEFDRVIPGHGSIVEHDAKAQLRAGFEWFLGRSLAVETSLATSRPA, encoded by the coding sequence GTGGTCCCCGATTTGTGGACGGCAACCCAATCACAGCGCTTTTTAGGGTTAGAAGTGGGCTGTCGGATGACTGTGGTGCGCTTGCCCAACCGCGAGCTGGTGTTGATTTCACCATTGCCGCTGAAGAGTGGCGATCGCGCCCGATTAGATGCGCTGGGCACCGTCAAGCACCTGATTGCGCCCAATCGGTTTCATCATCTTTATTTCGGGGCAGCTCAGGCTTTGTATCCGCACGCTCAGGCGTGGGGCGTCGAAGGGCTGGCCCAAAAACGTCCCGATCTCCGGTTCGACGGCGTGTTAGACGAGCCCGGCAATTTTGCGGGGGCTCTTCACTACCTCCCCTTCTCAGGCTTGGGCAGCATCATGTTGCAAGGGATCCAACTGGCGAATGAAACGGTGTTTTGGCATCAGCTGAGTCAGACGCTCATCCTCACGGATCTGGCCTTTAACTTTGATGAAACGTTTCCGTTTACGTCGCGGCTCGCCGCCCAGGTGTTAGGCAGTTATCAAACGCTGCGTCCCACCCGACTCGAAAAATGGGGCAGCTTTGATAAAGAGGCGGTGGCCCGGTCGATGCGCCAGGTTTTGCACTGGGAGTTCGATCGCGTGATTCCCGGCCATGGCTCGATTGTGGAGCATGATGCCAAAGCGCAGCTGAGAGCCGGGTTTGAATGGTTTTTGGGGCGATCGCTGGCGGTGGAGACTTCTCTCGCCACATCGCGCCCCGCTTGA
- a CDS encoding TetR/AcrR family transcriptional regulator produces MPKIVDHDRYRRELLAQCLSLFAEQGFGAVTMRQIAGSLGVSTGTLYHYFPNKESIFVQLVEEYCNQDVPKFFAQAPIDATPEEKLRCVMAFFLANYQAFQQQLLIWIDYYQHCQYAGKDSNTVLQQFWQQTQQQLGAYLQWPPEQVDGLLIYLDGLLLQCLYGRSETDIARQIDAFCQLYRSR; encoded by the coding sequence ATGCCTAAAATTGTTGACCACGATCGCTATCGGCGAGAGCTGTTGGCTCAATGCCTTTCTCTATTTGCTGAGCAGGGCTTTGGGGCCGTCACCATGCGCCAAATTGCGGGCAGTCTGGGGGTTTCCACCGGCACGCTGTATCACTACTTTCCCAACAAGGAGAGCATCTTTGTTCAGTTGGTGGAAGAGTACTGCAATCAGGATGTCCCTAAGTTCTTTGCCCAGGCCCCTATCGACGCCACCCCAGAGGAGAAATTGCGATGTGTGATGGCGTTTTTTCTCGCTAACTACCAGGCATTTCAGCAGCAGCTGTTGATTTGGATTGACTATTACCAACACTGCCAGTACGCCGGTAAGGACAGCAACACAGTGTTACAGCAGTTTTGGCAGCAGACGCAGCAGCAGTTAGGGGCGTATTTGCAGTGGCCTCCCGAGCAAGTGGATGGCCTGCTGATTTATTTGGATGGCTTGCTTTTGCAGTGCCTTTACGGACGGAGCGAAACGGACATCGCTCGTCAGATTGACGCCTTTTGCCAACTCTATAGGAGCCGATAG
- a CDS encoding 8-oxoguanine deaminase, producing the protein MGTLLVKNIHTLATFDDAQREIRQGALFVRDHVIEQVGTTAELPDTADEVLDLSDRYIVLPGLVNTHHHFFQTLTRVIPAAQNHELFQWLQGLYPLWSNITADILRTSAQMAAAELILSGCTTASDHNYLFPNDCTLDDEIQAIQEIGLRFHANRGSMSIGESKGGLPPDGLVEAEDFILQDSQRLIEQYHDNERYAMLRITLAPCSPFTVSQDLMRESAAMARSYPGVRLHTHLAENVSDVNYSLERFGQIPGEYAESVGWLGDDVWHAHCVKLSDSSLGQFAATGTGVAHCPCSNMRLASGIAPIRKMLDLQIPVGLGVDGSASNDSGHLMQEARMAMLAARVRDEAPGALTAREALAIATRGGARVLGRDDIGMLAPNMAADFIAIDLEQPSLAGAAVHDPVAALLFCHVDQVAYSFINGRRVVDQGRLTTVDLPALTRRHNQAAVQLLSAG; encoded by the coding sequence GTGGGCACTTTGTTAGTCAAAAACATCCATACCCTGGCGACCTTTGATGATGCACAGCGAGAAATTCGACAGGGAGCGCTGTTCGTTCGTGACCACGTGATTGAACAAGTGGGCACCACCGCCGAGTTACCCGACACGGCTGATGAAGTGCTGGATTTGAGCGATCGCTACATTGTGTTGCCGGGACTGGTCAACACCCATCATCATTTTTTTCAGACGTTAACGCGCGTCATTCCCGCCGCTCAAAATCACGAACTCTTTCAGTGGCTCCAAGGTTTATATCCGCTCTGGTCCAATATCACCGCCGATATTCTGCGCACCAGTGCCCAAATGGCCGCCGCCGAACTCATTTTGTCGGGCTGCACCACCGCGAGTGACCACAACTACTTATTCCCCAACGACTGCACCCTCGACGACGAAATTCAGGCGATTCAGGAAATTGGCTTGCGATTTCATGCCAATCGCGGCAGCATGAGCATCGGCGAAAGCAAAGGCGGACTGCCCCCAGACGGCTTGGTCGAAGCGGAAGACTTCATTCTGCAAGACAGTCAGCGGCTGATTGAGCAGTATCACGATAATGAGCGTTACGCCATGCTGCGCATTACCCTGGCCCCGTGCTCCCCCTTCACCGTTTCCCAAGATTTAATGCGGGAATCTGCCGCCATGGCCCGCAGCTACCCAGGCGTGCGATTACACACTCACCTGGCCGAAAATGTCAGCGATGTGAACTATAGCCTAGAGCGGTTTGGCCAGATTCCCGGTGAATATGCCGAATCGGTCGGCTGGCTCGGAGACGATGTCTGGCACGCTCACTGCGTCAAATTAAGCGACAGCTCTCTCGGCCAGTTCGCGGCGACAGGCACCGGAGTCGCCCATTGTCCCTGCAGCAACATGCGCCTGGCCAGTGGCATTGCCCCCATTCGCAAAATGTTGGATTTGCAGATTCCCGTCGGGCTAGGGGTCGATGGTTCGGCCTCTAACGACTCGGGACATTTAATGCAGGAGGCGCGGATGGCCATGTTAGCCGCACGAGTGCGGGATGAAGCCCCCGGTGCTTTGACCGCGAGAGAAGCGCTGGCGATCGCCACCCGGGGCGGGGCGCGCGTGCTGGGCCGCGATGACATCGGTATGCTGGCCCCCAACATGGCCGCTGACTTTATCGCGATTGACCTAGAACAGCCCTCTCTGGCAGGCGCAGCGGTGCATGACCCAGTGGCGGCACTCTTGTTTTGCCATGTGGATCAAGTCGCCTACAGCTTTATTAACGGTCGCCGGGTGGTCGATCAGGGTCGGCTCACCACGGTGGACTTACCGGCCCTCACGCGACGCCATAATCAGGCTGCGGTGCAGTTACTCTCAGCGGGGTAA
- a CDS encoding tetratricopeptide repeat protein, with translation MQWKTILNEAIDRARRGELAEAVVLFDQVLKIEPSYSKAHYNRACALSDLGRAQEALKSFTDALELNPDYVNAYLNRGNLYRKIGDYAAAMADFESALQLDPTSAKAYGGRGLTALMQSRYTAAIRDFEQALAYSPKFAKVYLWRGCAYLHLEDYSQAIADFNQALTYKPSLADALHSRGLAHMHLGNLYQAIADMNQAIELNPQFVEAYGNRGLLRHKLGDTEGAVNDYQKVMQLTAELSQAAAPVLQSGTPADPHGTASGMTQTYEKTSASATQMAEIYHSRGKLRAELGDPKGAIADYTKALTIEPHKARPYNERGLLRLQAGQYESAIQDFDQAIQQDANYAEAYNNRGNAYYELGNAQAALQDFTQALKLDPNLTDAYISRAQARAAADDAEGALHDYQRALRLQGHQGTSSITSQSA, from the coding sequence ATGCAGTGGAAAACGATACTCAATGAGGCGATTGATCGGGCACGTCGGGGCGAGCTGGCCGAGGCAGTGGTTTTGTTCGACCAGGTCTTAAAAATCGAGCCCAGTTACAGTAAGGCGCACTACAACCGAGCTTGTGCTCTGAGCGATTTGGGGCGGGCTCAGGAAGCGCTAAAAAGCTTTACAGATGCTTTGGAGCTCAACCCTGACTACGTCAACGCTTATTTGAACCGGGGCAATCTCTACCGCAAAATTGGCGATTATGCGGCGGCGATGGCTGATTTTGAATCGGCGCTGCAGCTCGATCCCACCTCGGCTAAAGCTTACGGTGGGCGTGGATTGACCGCTTTAATGCAGTCCCGCTACACGGCAGCCATTCGTGACTTTGAGCAAGCCCTGGCCTATTCACCGAAGTTTGCCAAAGTCTATCTTTGGCGGGGTTGTGCCTATTTGCATTTAGAGGACTACTCGCAGGCGATCGCCGATTTCAATCAAGCGTTGACGTACAAACCGTCGCTCGCGGATGCCTTGCACAGCCGTGGTTTAGCCCATATGCACTTGGGCAACCTGTATCAAGCGATCGCCGATATGAATCAGGCGATCGAGCTCAACCCGCAATTTGTCGAGGCCTATGGTAATCGGGGACTGCTGCGCCACAAGCTGGGCGATACCGAGGGCGCGGTCAATGACTACCAAAAAGTCATGCAGCTCACGGCTGAACTATCACAGGCAGCTGCCCCAGTTTTGCAGTCAGGTACCCCGGCAGATCCCCATGGCACGGCTTCGGGCATGACGCAAACTTACGAAAAAACCTCCGCATCAGCCACGCAAATGGCGGAGATTTATCACAGTCGCGGCAAGCTTCGCGCCGAATTAGGCGACCCCAAAGGAGCGATCGCCGACTATACCAAAGCCCTAACCATTGAGCCCCATAAAGCCCGTCCTTACAACGAACGGGGGCTATTGCGGTTGCAAGCAGGCCAATATGAGTCGGCGATTCAAGATTTTGATCAAGCGATTCAACAAGACGCCAATTACGCCGAAGCCTATAACAATCGCGGCAATGCTTACTACGAGTTGGGCAATGCCCAAGCGGCGCTCCAAGACTTTACGCAGGCTCTGAAGCTAGATCCCAATTTGACTGACGCTTACATTAGTCGCGCCCAAGCTCGCGCTGCGGCCGATGATGCCGAAGGGGCGTTACACGATTACCAGCGGGCGCTGCGGTTGCAAGGTCACCAGGGAACTTCGTCCATTACCTCGCAGTCGGCCTAG
- a CDS encoding TraB/GumN family protein — translation MTKVWHRYHQSLPWLLGLGLLSGLAIAPRPNPVVVIAADPAIATLEPMTALEPTAETDEQFLWQIETPTNTVYLLGSIHFLDADSYPLPEVMQAAFSDAEKLVLEADVGPGTEAEVAALLWEAALPEPGESLTDVLDVETYGLAAQRVNELGLSIQMFEPFEPWFLAVSLTAFELISLGFTPEYGVDQHFYQQAQANGKPILFLETAEQQFDLFEQLSIAEQRLFTEQTLAELDLFEDSFNEIVGAWETGDRDHMAEILLTSFADYPEMQAIFLSDRNRDWVNQILPWLESDEDYLIVVGALHLVGPDNVLDLLAAAGYEAEQL, via the coding sequence TTGACAAAAGTCTGGCACCGTTATCATCAGTCGTTACCGTGGTTGCTGGGCTTGGGACTGCTCTCGGGCCTCGCGATCGCCCCACGGCCAAATCCGGTGGTTGTCATTGCTGCCGACCCCGCGATCGCAACTCTGGAGCCGATGACAGCACTAGAGCCGACCGCAGAGACCGACGAGCAGTTTCTCTGGCAAATTGAGACGCCCACTAACACGGTGTATTTGCTCGGTTCTATTCATTTTCTAGACGCTGACAGCTATCCGTTGCCCGAGGTCATGCAGGCGGCATTTAGCGATGCCGAAAAGCTCGTGCTAGAAGCCGACGTTGGCCCCGGCACCGAAGCCGAAGTGGCCGCGTTGCTGTGGGAAGCGGCCCTGCCTGAGCCGGGTGAATCTTTGACAGACGTGCTCGATGTTGAAACCTATGGGTTAGCGGCACAACGAGTGAACGAACTCGGGCTGTCGATTCAGATGTTCGAACCGTTTGAGCCCTGGTTTTTGGCGGTTTCTCTGACGGCTTTTGAACTCATTTCCCTCGGTTTTACGCCCGAATATGGAGTCGATCAGCACTTTTACCAACAGGCACAAGCGAATGGCAAGCCCATCTTGTTTTTAGAAACTGCCGAGCAGCAGTTTGACTTATTTGAGCAGCTATCGATCGCCGAACAACGCCTGTTTACGGAGCAAACCCTGGCAGAACTCGACCTGTTTGAGGACTCCTTTAACGAAATCGTGGGTGCATGGGAAACGGGAGATCGCGATCACATGGCCGAAATTTTGCTGACGAGCTTTGCCGATTATCCCGAAATGCAGGCGATTTTTCTCAGCGATCGCAACCGTGACTGGGTCAATCAAATCTTGCCCTGGCTCGAATCTGACGAAGATTACCTGATTGTTGTTGGAGCACTCCACCTCGTGGGTCCGGATAATGTGCTCGATCTCTTGGCGGCAGCCGGCTATGAGGCCGAGCAACTGTAA
- a CDS encoding NupC/NupG family nucleoside CNT transporter: MLNLLSLVGLAGLCFVAWLGSEDRRRIPWKLMAWGIGLQLVLGLFIFRAPITREIVVWLSGLLNALIDASEEGSKFLFGPILVPDLGAQVGPQGAGRWLARALTPPFTPVPGDRLGTDNLSMGYILAFRALPQVIFFAAIFNLLYNLGIIQPVVRVFAKFFRSVMNISGAESLAGAANIFVGIESAIAIKPFLERMTRSELCAILASCFGSIASTVLGLYAGYLRGTFPAIAGHLMSASVLTIPAAFVMAKILVPETDEPETLGKVPDLTQDEDDQKSPMDALILGALDGVKMAVGIAASLIAILGLVALLNLIFASLAGLQTSNIALLRPIGQIFSVITLDNITGVLFLPLTFLTGVSTDWNELWTCSVLIGQRLLKTAIPPYIALADLSAEGVLSDRALVIVSYVLCGFAHVPSVGIFVGGLAGLVPSRSHDISSLGWKALWAGTLATLMTGCIAGVWFYDGTAVLGR; this comes from the coding sequence ATGCTGAACTTACTGTCGCTGGTGGGGCTTGCGGGTCTGTGCTTTGTGGCTTGGCTAGGGTCAGAAGACCGCCGTCGAATTCCCTGGAAGTTGATGGCGTGGGGCATTGGCCTCCAATTGGTATTAGGTCTGTTCATTTTTCGAGCGCCCATTACCCGTGAAATTGTGGTGTGGCTCAGTGGTTTGCTGAATGCGCTGATCGATGCTTCAGAAGAAGGGTCAAAATTTTTGTTTGGTCCCATTTTGGTGCCCGATTTAGGGGCTCAGGTGGGGCCGCAGGGGGCGGGTCGCTGGTTGGCTCGGGCATTAACGCCGCCGTTTACCCCGGTGCCAGGCGATCGCTTGGGCACCGACAATCTCAGCATGGGGTACATTCTGGCGTTTCGGGCGTTACCCCAGGTCATTTTCTTCGCTGCGATTTTTAATCTGCTTTACAACTTGGGGATTATTCAGCCGGTGGTGCGGGTCTTTGCCAAGTTTTTCCGCTCGGTGATGAATATCAGTGGAGCCGAATCTCTGGCGGGGGCGGCCAACATTTTTGTCGGCATTGAGTCAGCGATCGCCATCAAACCCTTTCTAGAACGCATGACTCGCAGTGAGTTGTGCGCCATTTTGGCCTCCTGCTTTGGCTCGATCGCCTCTACGGTGCTGGGGCTGTATGCCGGATATTTGCGAGGCACCTTTCCGGCGATCGCCGGTCACCTCATGTCGGCCTCGGTGCTCACCATTCCTGCCGCGTTCGTCATGGCAAAAATCCTGGTGCCAGAAACAGACGAACCAGAAACCCTCGGCAAAGTCCCCGATTTAACGCAGGACGAAGACGACCAAAAAAGTCCGATGGATGCCCTGATTTTGGGTGCTTTGGACGGCGTCAAAATGGCGGTCGGGATTGCGGCATCGTTGATTGCCATCCTGGGTTTAGTGGCCTTACTCAACCTGATATTTGCGTCTCTCGCTGGACTGCAAACCAGCAACATTGCGCTGTTGCGCCCCATTGGTCAAATTTTTAGCGTCATTACTCTCGACAACATTACGGGTGTCCTGTTCTTGCCACTCACCTTTTTGACGGGCGTCTCGACGGACTGGAACGAACTGTGGACGTGTTCGGTGCTGATCGGGCAAAGACTTTTGAAAACGGCGATTCCGCCCTATATCGCCTTGGCTGATTTATCGGCTGAAGGTGTCTTGAGCGATCGCGCCTTAGTCATTGTCAGCTACGTGCTCTGCGGCTTTGCCCATGTGCCCTCTGTCGGCATTTTTGTCGGCGGCCTCGCCGGACTCGTGCCCTCCCGCAGTCACGATATTTCTTCTCTCGGGTGGAAAGCCCTTTGGGCGGGCACCTTGGCGACTTTGATGACCGGATGCATTGCGGGCGTGTGGTTTTATGACGGTACGGCGGTGTTGGGTCGCTAG
- a CDS encoding HNH endonuclease, which produces MRQEFTDRQKAQIYVRDRALCAFSGKSLWILDYGLSPTFDSDWVDHIKPAAKGGGNSIDNGICASYFYNSKKRANSHDNKHLFFAGKPTREFFYFYETVSIEIAEHLRRFANVSLSDWYFNRAAYRFMIALYRLRMQSFGKTYARTESYYAKAAMKMLKAWKKLIKIEGTFEQRGLMNSPISTDQEQLRQLQYCQAEADVLEHLDQCFPFYENSCNAIDELSTATNNDLLKSVRDKYSENEFMSQRVRDLIEINVHRLQGLYDE; this is translated from the coding sequence ATGCGACAAGAGTTTACTGATAGACAAAAAGCACAGATTTACGTTCGAGATCGGGCACTTTGTGCTTTCTCCGGTAAAAGCCTGTGGATTTTAGACTATGGTCTCAGTCCAACATTCGATAGCGATTGGGTTGATCATATTAAACCAGCAGCTAAAGGTGGAGGGAATTCTATCGACAACGGTATTTGTGCAAGTTATTTTTACAATTCAAAGAAACGTGCTAATAGCCATGATAACAAACACTTATTCTTTGCTGGTAAGCCAACACGAGAATTTTTCTACTTTTATGAGACTGTTTCGATTGAGATAGCAGAGCATTTGAGACGTTTTGCCAATGTGTCCTTATCTGATTGGTATTTTAATCGAGCAGCCTATCGCTTTATGATTGCGCTTTACCGTCTGCGTATGCAAAGTTTCGGAAAGACATATGCACGTACTGAAAGCTACTACGCAAAAGCTGCAATGAAGATGCTGAAAGCGTGGAAGAAACTGATCAAAATTGAAGGAACCTTTGAACAAAGGGGATTAATGAATTCTCCAATCTCGACAGATCAGGAGCAATTGCGTCAGCTTCAGTATTGTCAAGCTGAGGCGGATGTTCTCGAACATCTTGATCAATGTTTTCCTTTTTATGAAAACTCATGCAACGCTATTGATGAACTTTCCACAGCTACAAATAATGATCTTCTAAAGTCAGTTCGAGATAAATACTCTGAAAATGAGTTTATGTCTCAAAGAGTTCGAGACTTAATTGAGATAAATGTTCATCGATTACAGGGTCTTTATGATGAATAG
- the rbsK gene encoding ribokinase, protein MTILVCGSLNMDLVVRSPRLPQPGETLTGHSFATIPGGKGANQAVAAARQSISTAMVGRVGADDFGHQLRHALAVDGINIDAVQVDAETYTGIATITVAESGENQIVIVPGANGRVNAADLTHLKSRFATAQLLLLQCEIPAAIVAQAAQLAHAAGVTVILDPAPVPAMDLRPIYPFIDILTPNQVEAAQLTGRSVNNLLEAEKAIAHLQQQGATTVLIKLGEQGVLCGTPQETFHIPAFPVSVVDTVAAGDAFNGGLAVAIAEGRSLQQAVIWASATAALSVSQAGAQPSMPTRSQVGDFLTQADAAID, encoded by the coding sequence ATGACGATTCTGGTGTGCGGCAGTTTGAATATGGATTTGGTGGTGCGATCGCCTCGCCTACCCCAACCCGGTGAAACCTTGACCGGCCACAGTTTCGCGACCATTCCCGGCGGCAAGGGAGCGAACCAAGCGGTCGCCGCCGCCCGTCAAAGCATCAGTACAGCGATGGTAGGGCGCGTCGGGGCCGACGATTTTGGCCATCAGTTACGCCATGCGCTAGCGGTTGATGGCATCAATATTGACGCCGTCCAAGTGGATGCCGAAACCTACACCGGCATCGCCACCATCACCGTGGCCGAGTCAGGCGAAAACCAAATCGTCATTGTGCCGGGAGCCAATGGTCGGGTCAATGCAGCAGATCTCACCCACTTGAAGAGCCGGTTCGCCACGGCTCAGCTACTGCTGTTGCAATGCGAAATTCCAGCGGCGATCGTGGCACAAGCGGCCCAACTGGCCCATGCCGCTGGCGTTACCGTGATACTCGATCCGGCCCCGGTGCCAGCCATGGACTTGCGCCCAATCTATCCATTCATCGACATTCTGACGCCTAATCAAGTCGAAGCCGCGCAACTCACAGGAAGGTCGGTCAACAATTTGCTTGAAGCCGAGAAGGCGATCGCTCACCTCCAACAGCAAGGAGCCACCACCGTTCTCATCAAACTGGGCGAGCAAGGCGTCCTCTGCGGGACTCCTCAGGAAACCTTTCATATACCCGCCTTTCCTGTCTCGGTAGTGGATACCGTGGCCGCTGGCGATGCCTTTAACGGTGGCCTCGCGGTGGCGATCGCTGAGGGGAGATCGCTCCAACAGGCAGTCATTTGGGCTTCAGCAACCGCCGCATTGTCGGTGAGCCAAGCCGGGGCACAACCATCAATGCCCACGCGATCGCAAGTCGGTGACTTCTTAACACAGGCAGATGCCGCCATTGACTAA